One sulfur-oxidizing endosymbiont of Gigantopelta aegis genomic region harbors:
- a CDS encoding IS3 family transposase (programmed frameshift) — translation MNDQTKKPNKSYTSEFKESAVKLANETDQPVSQTARELGVNVNTLHTWISKYSKPVKTVANRSDEHIYDEVKRLKKELAKVIQERDLLKKGHSVLCKGNFVKYAWITDQAKDYPVTILCRFMDVSRSCYYDWVSSPKTDREKENEALTEQLKKLFEDSRKTYGTRRLKRKLAEKGVHISRRRIGRLMKKAGLFCKTKRRFKATTNSKHNKRISPNLLEREFTVSQPDRYYVGDITYIATKEGWLYLAVVIDLFSRQIVGWSMDERMKAKLVNDALLMAIWKRKPMDGLLWHTDRGSQYASDSHRKILSDHNIIQSMSRKGNCWDNAVSESFFHSLKTELTHHCRFKTRVEAKQAIFEYIEVFYNRERLHSANDYLSPVDYEIQQEIA, via the exons ATGAATGATCAAACAAAAAAACCGAATAAAAGCTATACATCAGAATTTAAAGAATCAGCTGTCAAATTAGCTAATGAGACGGATCAACCCGTTTCTCAGACTGCCAGGGAGCTAGGTGTTAATGTAAATACTCTACATACCTGGATCAGTAAATATTCCAAACCGGTGAAGACGGTAGCCAATAGAAGTGATGAACACATTTATGATGAAGTAAAACGTCTGAAAAAAGAATTGGCAAAAGTGATTCAGGAGCGTGATTTATTAAA AAAAGGCCACAGCGTACTTTGCAAGGGAAACTTTGTGAAGTACGCATGGATAACTGATCAGGCTAAAGATTACCCGGTAACGATTCTGTGCCGTTTTATGGATGTTTCCCGTAGTTGCTATTATGATTGGGTTAGCTCTCCTAAAACGGATAGAGAGAAAGAAAATGAAGCGCTTACTGAGCAGCTAAAAAAACTGTTTGAAGACAGTCGCAAGACTTATGGAACCCGTCGTCTTAAAAGAAAACTGGCTGAAAAAGGCGTTCATATAAGCCGCCGGAGAATTGGTCGATTAATGAAAAAAGCCGGTTTGTTTTGTAAAACGAAGAGACGCTTTAAAGCGACGACTAATTCCAAGCATAATAAGCGTATATCTCCAAATTTACTGGAAAGAGAGTTTACTGTCTCTCAACCTGATCGCTACTATGTGGGTGATATTACCTATATTGCCACCAAGGAAGGCTGGTTATATTTAGCGGTTGTCATTGACTTATTCTCTAGGCAAATTGTTGGCTGGTCGATGGATGAGCGAATGAAAGCCAAGCTAGTCAATGATGCTTTACTGATGGCCATATGGAAGCGTAAACCAATGGATGGATTGCTTTGGCATACTGACCGAGGTAGCCAATATGCCTCTGATAGTCATAGAAAAATATTGTCGGATCATAACATAATTCAGTCTATGAGCCGCAAAGGAAATTGCTGGGACAATGCTGTATCAGAGAGCTTCTTTCATAGTTTGAAAACTGAATTGACGCACCATTGTCGATTCAAAACCAGAGTAGAAGCAAAGCAGGCAATATTTGAATATATTGAGGTATTTTATAATCGGGAGCGACTTCATTCGGCTAATGATTATTTGTCACCAGTCGATTATGAAATACAGCAGGAAATAGCTTAA
- a CDS encoding IS1 family transposase produces MDKISSDIKQPRIPVEINDIQVNFCKNPLCQNYGVPASTESQVKLHKSQKDCYKLSSGSRKPVTKLICKSCNELFPVKSNQGIWDELQRIEEYLKETPEVSCPDNSCKNNLISIKLGKEFYQSFGKTKSGSSRYRCKSCKKTFSVKQSTTGQKQPHKNNLIFKLLMNKSPLRRICEVADVGMATVYAKIDFLHKQCMTFVSEREQRLIKSNIKRLYVSVDRQEYIVNWTREDKRNIKLSAIGSADNETGYVFQMNLNYDPCISPIEIEENALSVNDYNAQYAYRKHARFWLNGDYKESVKNSRSKKTNGSSLSADISATYKDAISRDDIEESEALYQVQKLPQNGMQIHSEYTMYGHFFLYINCSVVLKKSDSF; encoded by the coding sequence ATGGATAAAATATCTTCTGATATAAAACAACCAAGAATTCCAGTTGAAATTAACGATATTCAGGTTAATTTTTGCAAAAATCCATTGTGCCAAAATTATGGTGTTCCTGCCAGCACAGAAAGCCAAGTTAAACTCCATAAATCACAAAAAGACTGCTACAAATTATCAAGTGGTAGTCGAAAGCCAGTTACTAAACTGATTTGCAAGTCTTGTAATGAGTTATTCCCAGTTAAGAGCAATCAAGGAATTTGGGATGAATTACAGCGAATTGAAGAATATTTAAAAGAAACTCCAGAGGTGTCATGCCCTGATAATTCATGTAAAAATAATCTCATTAGTATTAAGTTAGGAAAAGAATTTTACCAGTCTTTTGGGAAAACAAAATCAGGTTCTAGTCGTTATCGATGCAAGTCTTGTAAGAAAACATTTTCAGTTAAACAATCTACAACTGGTCAAAAACAGCCTCATAAAAACAATCTTATTTTCAAACTTCTAATGAATAAATCCCCTTTAAGGCGAATCTGTGAAGTTGCTGATGTTGGTATGGCGACTGTTTATGCAAAAATTGATTTTCTGCATAAACAGTGCATGACCTTTGTATCAGAAAGAGAACAGAGGTTAATTAAAAGCAATATAAAGCGACTTTATGTTAGCGTGGATAGACAGGAATATATTGTTAATTGGACAAGAGAAGATAAACGAAATATTAAACTTTCAGCAATCGGTAGTGCTGACAATGAAACGGGCTACGTATTTCAAATGAATTTAAACTATGATCCTTGTATTAGCCCTATTGAAATAGAAGAAAATGCTTTATCTGTTAATGATTATAATGCCCAATACGCCTATCGAAAACATGCAAGATTCTGGTTGAATGGTGATTATAAAGAGAGTGTGAAAAATTCAAGATCCAAAAAGACAAATGGATCATCTTTAAGTGCCGATATATCAGCAACATACAAGGATGCAATTTCTCGTGATGATATAGAAGAATCAGAAGCTCTCTATCAAGTACAAAAATTGCCTCAAAATGGAATGCAGATCCATTCTGAATATACGATGTATGGACATTTCTTTTTATACATAAATTGTTCAGTGGTGTTGAAAAAATCAGATTCTTTTTAG
- a CDS encoding CopZ family metallochaperone, whose protein sequence is MRNVINLKITGMSCNHCVMKATKALKDVSGVEEVEVTLEPGAANISGDMSSDAAIAAIIDAGYEAELVN, encoded by the coding sequence ATGAGAAATGTTATTAATTTAAAAATCACCGGAATGTCTTGTAATCACTGTGTGATGAAAGCGACTAAGGCCTTAAAAGATGTATCAGGTGTTGAAGAGGTTGAAGTGACTTTAGAGCCTGGTGCGGCAAACATTTCAGGCGATATGAGCAGTGATGCTGCAATTGCAGCTATAATTGATGCTGGCTATGAAGCTGAATTAGTTAATTAA
- a CDS encoding heavy metal translocating P-type ATPase yields the protein MSENQTKSYSIGIEDMTCEHCVASVSKAALAISNVESIDVDLENSLARIKGGLPHEVIEAITLAGYPAHPIADIPESCDINGSDDSKTVSNRMNITPNVNDVSIPYIINIEDMTCSSCVSSVEKAILSVSGVSDVAVNLLEHIAQVHGGSATEVVNAIIDQGYNASIKEQTKSTQSNHYYAILIEDMTCSSCVSSVEKAIMSVSGVIEGSVNLLEKTAQILGGEPQSVINAIIDQGYDAHLIEQKKTSNAYQIILKNVQNEKEFTLLKDKVNACFSSYIKTSSADEKADISELNFLDSNFLDSKNDITVKITSTLHPAKLLVILKNAGIDATINEQYENPYFEQARKTKIEIRKSWQRAIWAGSVGATLMTAEHFNWFPELSSNTQFYGISTQLFWFIVALVCLFTMWFSGRNYYITAVKQAKHLSSNMDTLVALGTSAAWLSSLLIIIDPEFIPGGGHLYLDAGVIILAFLQFGHALEVKAKRTTSESIASIVELAPKTATIIYENSDVTLPVSLLQMGDLIKVKPGERIAIDGSIVEGSSTVDESMLTGEPLAVKKSIDDKVTGGTINKSGSFIFAVNKMGDDTTLSQIINMVKQAQMTKPAIGRMVDKIASVFVPIVIVVSISTFFIWFFVGPEPQLAYALTAGIAVLVIACPCALGLATPIAIMMGTSKAAQLNILIKNSDALQTASTLTHIVVDKTGTLTQGRPTVTKIIVNPDLEDTKDDLQEFDENSLLQLAASLETNSEHPLAEAILKASDERCIALLDIDSFLAVEGRGVQAIVKNSNIQLGNLAFMLDNKVKVSEELQSQAEKLAESSATPIWLASEQQLLGLIALKDPIRADTPAAIANLKQKNIKVVMCSGDSHKTAQAVADELGIEEVHSQVMPEDKLKIVKALQAEGFLVGMVGDGVNDAPALAQANTGFAIGSGTDVAIENSDITLAGNSLMNVGTAIAISTATIRNIKQNLFGAFIYNVIGIPLAAGVFYPLTGWLLAPAFASAAMAMSSVTVVANANRLRFFKP from the coding sequence ATGAGTGAAAATCAAACCAAATCATATTCTATTGGTATCGAAGATATGACTTGTGAACATTGCGTAGCGAGTGTCAGCAAAGCGGCCTTGGCTATAAGTAATGTCGAGTCAATTGATGTCGATTTAGAGAATTCCCTGGCTCGTATTAAAGGTGGTTTACCACATGAAGTCATAGAAGCTATAACACTGGCAGGTTATCCTGCACATCCCATTGCAGACATTCCAGAATCCTGTGACATTAATGGTTCAGATGATTCTAAAACTGTAAGCAACAGAATGAATATTACCCCTAACGTTAACGATGTCTCTATACCTTATATTATTAACATTGAAGATATGACCTGTTCTAGTTGTGTTTCAAGTGTTGAAAAAGCCATATTATCCGTTTCTGGTGTGAGCGATGTTGCTGTCAATTTACTTGAACACATTGCCCAGGTTCATGGTGGTTCGGCAACAGAGGTTGTTAATGCGATTATTGATCAAGGCTATAATGCCAGTATAAAAGAACAAACAAAATCAACGCAATCAAATCACTACTATGCCATTTTAATTGAAGATATGACCTGTTCCAGTTGTGTCTCATCAGTAGAAAAAGCCATTATGTCTGTATCGGGTGTGATTGAAGGCAGTGTCAATCTACTTGAAAAGACCGCTCAGATATTAGGTGGTGAGCCACAAAGTGTTATTAATGCGATTATTGATCAAGGTTATGATGCACATTTAATTGAACAAAAAAAAACCAGTAATGCTTATCAAATCATTTTAAAAAACGTTCAAAATGAAAAAGAATTCACCTTATTGAAAGATAAAGTCAATGCATGTTTTTCATCTTATATAAAAACGTCTTCAGCCGATGAAAAAGCTGATATTTCTGAGTTAAACTTTCTTGACTCAAACTTTCTTGACTCAAAGAATGATATTACTGTTAAAATCACCAGCACCTTGCATCCAGCAAAATTACTAGTCATTCTTAAAAATGCTGGCATCGATGCAACAATTAATGAGCAGTATGAAAATCCTTATTTTGAGCAAGCTAGAAAAACGAAAATAGAAATACGCAAATCATGGCAACGTGCGATTTGGGCAGGTAGTGTGGGCGCAACACTGATGACTGCTGAGCATTTTAACTGGTTTCCAGAACTCAGCAGTAATACGCAGTTTTATGGTATTAGTACGCAATTATTTTGGTTTATTGTTGCCTTGGTTTGCCTTTTTACGATGTGGTTCAGTGGTCGAAATTACTATATAACTGCAGTAAAACAAGCGAAACACTTATCGTCTAATATGGATACTCTAGTTGCCTTAGGCACATCAGCTGCATGGCTTTCATCCTTACTTATTATCATTGACCCTGAATTTATACCAGGGGGAGGGCATTTGTACCTTGACGCAGGAGTCATTATTTTAGCATTTCTACAGTTTGGTCACGCCTTGGAAGTGAAAGCAAAACGTACTACGAGTGAATCAATCGCCAGTATCGTGGAGTTAGCGCCTAAAACTGCGACCATTATTTATGAGAATAGCGATGTTACCTTACCCGTATCACTCTTACAAATGGGGGATTTAATCAAGGTTAAACCGGGTGAAAGGATTGCAATTGATGGTAGTATTGTGGAAGGTTCTTCAACGGTAGATGAGTCTATGTTGACCGGAGAACCCTTAGCTGTTAAGAAATCGATCGACGATAAAGTGACCGGTGGTACAATTAATAAATCGGGTAGTTTTATTTTCGCTGTAAATAAAATGGGCGATGATACGACCTTATCACAGATTATTAATATGGTGAAACAGGCTCAAATGACCAAGCCTGCTATTGGTCGAATGGTGGATAAAATTGCATCAGTATTTGTGCCTATTGTTATTGTAGTGTCTATTAGTACATTTTTTATCTGGTTCTTTGTTGGCCCTGAACCACAACTTGCCTATGCTCTTACAGCGGGAATCGCTGTTTTAGTGATAGCATGTCCTTGTGCTCTGGGTCTTGCAACTCCCATTGCCATAATGATGGGAACCAGTAAAGCCGCACAGCTCAACATTCTAATTAAAAACTCTGATGCCCTGCAAACAGCTAGTACCTTAACTCATATCGTTGTTGATAAAACAGGTACTTTAACTCAGGGACGTCCAACAGTGACAAAAATTATTGTTAATCCTGATTTAGAAGACACCAAGGATGATTTACAGGAATTTGATGAGAATAGTCTTTTACAATTAGCAGCGTCACTTGAAACAAATTCTGAACATCCTCTCGCCGAAGCTATTCTTAAAGCGAGTGACGAAAGGTGCATTGCTTTATTAGATATTGATTCTTTTTTAGCTGTGGAAGGCAGGGGAGTGCAAGCTATAGTAAAAAATAGCAATATTCAATTAGGTAATTTAGCCTTTATGCTGGACAACAAGGTTAAAGTCTCTGAAGAATTGCAGTCACAGGCTGAAAAGCTTGCAGAATCTTCAGCGACACCCATCTGGCTTGCGAGTGAGCAACAGTTGTTGGGTTTAATTGCTTTAAAAGACCCCATTCGGGCGGATACTCCTGCAGCCATTGCAAACTTGAAACAAAAGAATATTAAAGTGGTTATGTGTTCAGGTGATAGCCATAAAACAGCTCAGGCTGTTGCTGATGAATTAGGTATCGAAGAAGTACATAGCCAAGTGATGCCGGAAGATAAATTAAAAATTGTTAAAGCATTACAAGCAGAAGGATTTTTGGTTGGAATGGTAGGCGACGGCGTGAATGATGCACCTGCTTTAGCACAGGCTAATACCGGTTTTGCAATTGGTAGTGGTACTGATGTTGCTATTGAAAATTCTGATATTACCTTGGCGGGAAACTCTTTAATGAATGTCGGTACAGCAATCGCTATTTCCACGGCAACTATAAGAAATATAAAACAAAATTTATTTGGTGCATTTATTTACAATGTCATTGGCATACCCTTAGCAGCAGGAGTATTTTACCCTCTAACGGGTTGGTTATTAGCGCCAGCGTTTGCAAGCGCTGCTATGGCCATGTCATCAGTCACTGTTGTGGCCAATGCCAATCGATTAAGATTTTTTAAACCTTAA
- a CDS encoding c-type cytochrome: MKTIIIAAVIGLLIAMSVIWFGLYNVAANDKHLNSTEQFLKFVLKRSISTRSADIKVPDLTDTAQITEGAVHYAEMCTGCHLAPGLESSELNAGLYPTPPVFTSEEYASTPEAQFWVIKNGIKMTGMPAWSPAHTDEQIWGMVAFLQKIKSYSAEQYTKLSTSSGGGHSHGAGGHGEQSSISSETSDHHDGSSESTPVHHVEEKPVADDGHNHSH, translated from the coding sequence ATGAAAACAATAATAATAGCTGCTGTTATAGGTTTACTGATTGCCATGTCGGTCATCTGGTTTGGATTGTACAATGTCGCTGCTAATGATAAACACTTAAATAGTACAGAACAGTTTTTAAAATTTGTTCTTAAACGCTCCATTAGCACCCGTTCTGCTGATATTAAAGTACCTGATCTCACTGATACAGCACAGATAACAGAAGGTGCGGTTCATTATGCTGAAATGTGCACAGGCTGTCACCTTGCGCCAGGGCTTGAATCATCAGAATTGAATGCTGGTCTATATCCTACTCCTCCTGTATTTACTAGTGAAGAATACGCTAGCACACCAGAAGCTCAATTTTGGGTCATTAAAAATGGCATCAAAATGACCGGAATGCCAGCCTGGTCTCCTGCTCACACAGATGAGCAAATATGGGGTATGGTAGCCTTCTTGCAAAAAATTAAGTCCTACTCAGCAGAGCAATATACAAAATTATCTACATCCAGTGGTGGTGGTCATAGTCATGGAGCAGGTGGGCATGGTGAACAAAGCAGCATCAGTAGTGAGACCAGCGATCACCATGATGGCAGTTCAGAATCAACCCCTGTTCATCATGTAGAAGAAAAACCTGTAGCCGATGATGGACATAATCACTCACACTAA
- a CDS encoding DUF411 domain-containing protein, which yields MSQTNNKAQKNNFFMYIFSAAFVSFIVLILVLQTDESYADENVVTVYKSPTCGCCKKWVSHLEDNGFKVNAIDTDNMTAIKDKNGVPMGARSCHTAIVGGYVIEGHVPADDIKKLLQEKRQVTGLAVPGMPMGSPGMEGNRVDKYSVYEFDKSGKAAVVNQY from the coding sequence ATGTCACAAACCAATAATAAAGCGCAGAAAAACAATTTTTTTATGTATATTTTTTCAGCTGCCTTTGTATCTTTTATTGTGTTGATTTTAGTCTTACAAACAGATGAAAGTTATGCTGATGAAAATGTTGTCACCGTGTATAAATCACCTACTTGTGGTTGTTGTAAAAAATGGGTGTCTCACCTGGAAGACAATGGTTTTAAAGTAAATGCTATTGATACTGATAATATGACGGCAATTAAGGACAAAAATGGAGTACCAATGGGGGCAAGGTCTTGTCATACTGCTATTGTTGGTGGTTATGTGATAGAAGGCCATGTCCCGGCGGATGACATAAAAAAATTATTGCAAGAAAAACGTCAGGTCACTGGTCTAGCTGTACCTGGGATGCCGATGGGGTCGCCTGGTATGGAAGGTAATCGAGTTGATAAATATTCTGTTTATGAATTTGATAAGTCAGGAAAGGCTGCGGTGGTCAATCAATATTAG
- a CDS encoding P-II family nitrogen regulator → MLINITDYNLISEEIKKLNVPGVTVSHVQGYGDYANHFLQLGLCDSLKVEIYTSIEQADEIAQVLADLSMSMTEGGGLVAIEPVSKLLNVKKLAEK, encoded by the coding sequence ATGCTAATAAATATCACTGATTATAATTTAATCAGTGAAGAAATAAAAAAATTAAATGTACCCGGTGTGACGGTGAGTCACGTCCAAGGCTATGGTGATTATGCCAATCATTTTTTACAATTAGGCTTGTGTGATAGCTTAAAAGTAGAAATTTATACCAGCATCGAACAGGCCGATGAAATTGCTCAAGTATTGGCTGATTTGTCAATGAGCATGACAGAAGGCGGTGGATTAGTCGCTATTGAACCCGTTTCAAAATTACTCAATGTAAAAAAATTAGCAGAAAAATAA
- a CDS encoding efflux RND transporter permease subunit — translation MIAAIIHWSIKNRFFVILSTLIMFAFGIYSVKQTPIDALPDLSDVQVIVKTSFPGQAPQVVEDQVTYPLTTAMLSVPKAITVRGYSFFGDSYVYVIFEEGTDLYWARSRVLEYLSQVASSLPATASSQLGPDATGVGWVYGYALVDKTGKTDISQLRSLQDWFLKYELQTVPGVSEIATIGGMVKQYQIIVDPEKLRAYNIPLDLIKKAVQRGNQEAGASVLELGEAEYMVTATGYLTSIDDIKKVPLGLNVNGTPLQLKDVADVIIGPQMRRGIAELNGEGEVVGAFVVMRFGENAQKTIDLVKEKLEELKLGLPEGVEIIPTYDRSTLINHAVENLYEKLIEEFIVVVLICAIFLFHFRSSLVIIFSLPIGILGAFIIMHAQGLNANIMSLGGIAIAIGAMVDGAIVMVENVHKHIEKTPLTDENRWQIIAEASVEVGPPLFFSLLIITMSFLPVFSLEAQEGKMFAPLAFTKTYAMAMAAGLSITLVPVLMGYFVRGKILPEHKNPVNRLVTWIYNPIIKNVLDAPKTMIFISGIVLAIGLWPVTQIGSEFMPPLDEGDLMYMPTTYPGISIGKARELLQQTDKLIKTIPEVKTVFGKIGRAETATDPAPLTMIETTIQLKPKSEWREGVTTESLRKELDKLVKFPGVTNAWVMPIKTRIDMLATGIKTPVGIKVSGPDLKEIEKVGKQLELVLKDVEGTASVYSERVAGGRYIKADIDRDKAARYGLNIADIQQVIMTAIGGMRVSQSIEGLERYPINVRYPQSYRDSVDKIRLLPLVTKSNQRIALSDVADIYVADGPPAIKSENARLNGWTLVDIEGRDLGSYVAEAQRIVAEQVELPAGYSLAWSGQYEYMVRAKERLTVVIPLTLGIIVLLLYINFRNIIEVMIIMGTLPFALIGGFWLMYLLKFDMSVAVGVGFIALAGVTVEIGVLMLVYLNQSYCKFADDAQSKGQCLTKDDVKLAVMTGAGQRVRPIVMTVAAIVVGLIPIMFSSGTGSEVMQRIAGPMIGGMLSSVVLTLLVIPAIYYLWKSVTLKACPSTDETKNASLS, via the coding sequence ATGATTGCTGCTATTATTCATTGGTCGATAAAAAACCGCTTTTTTGTTATTTTATCCACCCTGATTATGTTTGCTTTTGGGATTTACTCAGTCAAACAAACCCCTATTGATGCCTTGCCTGATTTATCAGATGTGCAAGTGATTGTAAAAACATCATTTCCTGGGCAGGCGCCTCAAGTTGTTGAAGATCAGGTGACTTACCCACTGACAACAGCCATGTTGTCAGTGCCCAAGGCTATCACCGTACGTGGCTATTCTTTCTTTGGTGATTCCTATGTTTATGTCATTTTTGAAGAAGGCACCGATCTGTATTGGGCACGTTCTCGGGTACTCGAATATCTGAGTCAAGTGGCCTCTTCATTACCGGCAACGGCCTCTTCACAATTAGGGCCTGATGCGACCGGTGTGGGCTGGGTTTATGGTTATGCGCTGGTTGATAAAACGGGTAAAACCGATATTAGTCAATTGCGTAGTTTACAAGACTGGTTCTTAAAATATGAATTGCAAACAGTCCCTGGGGTGTCAGAAATTGCCACTATTGGCGGCATGGTTAAACAATATCAAATTATTGTTGACCCAGAAAAATTACGTGCTTATAACATTCCACTTGATTTAATTAAAAAAGCTGTTCAACGGGGTAACCAAGAAGCAGGAGCTTCAGTGCTTGAATTAGGTGAAGCTGAATATATGGTCACAGCAACAGGCTATCTGACCAGCATTGATGATATAAAGAAAGTACCCTTGGGACTTAACGTTAATGGCACACCATTACAACTCAAAGATGTTGCCGATGTCATTATTGGCCCACAAATGCGCCGTGGTATTGCTGAATTAAATGGTGAAGGTGAGGTGGTTGGTGCCTTTGTCGTCATGCGATTTGGTGAGAATGCTCAAAAAACCATTGATCTGGTTAAGGAAAAACTTGAAGAATTAAAATTAGGCTTACCTGAAGGTGTAGAGATCATTCCTACTTATGATCGTTCAACATTAATTAATCACGCAGTTGAAAATTTGTATGAAAAACTCATAGAAGAATTTATTGTGGTGGTATTAATTTGTGCCATCTTCCTGTTTCACTTTCGTTCTTCACTGGTCATTATTTTCAGTCTGCCCATCGGAATTCTCGGTGCATTTATTATTATGCATGCGCAGGGACTTAATGCCAATATTATGTCATTAGGTGGTATTGCTATTGCTATTGGTGCCATGGTTGATGGTGCTATTGTGATGGTTGAAAATGTTCATAAACATATAGAAAAAACACCATTGACCGATGAAAATCGTTGGCAAATTATCGCTGAAGCGTCAGTTGAAGTCGGACCACCTTTATTTTTCTCTCTATTGATTATCACCATGAGCTTTTTGCCCGTATTCAGTCTGGAGGCACAAGAAGGTAAAATGTTTGCTCCCTTAGCATTTACCAAAACCTACGCAATGGCTATGGCTGCTGGTTTATCTATTACTTTGGTGCCGGTATTAATGGGTTACTTTGTGCGTGGAAAGATCTTACCCGAACATAAAAACCCGGTTAATCGTCTAGTGACTTGGATATATAACCCGATTATCAAAAACGTCTTAGATGCACCAAAAACAATGATTTTCATTTCAGGTATTGTTTTGGCAATTGGTTTATGGCCAGTCACTCAAATTGGTAGCGAATTTATGCCCCCCTTAGATGAGGGTGATTTGATGTATATGCCTACTACTTATCCAGGTATTTCGATTGGTAAAGCAAGAGAATTACTGCAACAAACGGATAAACTGATAAAAACTATTCCGGAAGTAAAAACTGTTTTCGGTAAAATAGGCCGAGCAGAAACTGCGACTGACCCCGCACCTCTAACCATGATTGAAACAACCATTCAATTAAAGCCAAAGAGTGAATGGCGAGAGGGGGTCACCACAGAAAGTTTACGTAAAGAACTGGATAAATTAGTTAAATTTCCAGGTGTAACTAATGCCTGGGTAATGCCCATTAAGACTCGAATTGATATGCTAGCAACAGGTATTAAAACCCCCGTTGGCATTAAAGTCTCAGGCCCTGACTTAAAAGAAATTGAAAAAGTCGGTAAACAATTGGAGCTAGTGCTTAAAGATGTAGAAGGGACGGCTTCAGTTTATTCTGAACGTGTCGCCGGTGGACGTTATATTAAAGCAGACATTGATCGCGATAAAGCCGCGCGTTATGGGCTCAATATAGCGGATATCCAACAGGTTATTATGACTGCTATTGGTGGTATGCGTGTTTCCCAATCCATTGAGGGTTTGGAACGCTATCCTATCAATGTACGTTATCCTCAGAGTTATCGAGATTCTGTTGATAAAATCAGATTGCTACCATTGGTCACTAAGAGTAATCAACGCATCGCATTATCGGATGTAGCAGATATTTATGTCGCTGATGGACCACCAGCAATCAAGAGTGAAAATGCACGATTGAATGGTTGGACGCTGGTTGATATCGAAGGTCGTGATTTGGGTTCTTATGTTGCCGAAGCACAACGTATTGTGGCTGAACAAGTAGAACTTCCTGCTGGTTATTCGCTTGCCTGGTCAGGTCAGTATGAATATATGGTGCGAGCAAAAGAACGCCTGACAGTGGTTATTCCTTTAACACTAGGTATTATTGTCTTGCTGCTTTATATTAACTTTAGAAATATTATTGAAGTAATGATCATTATGGGCACGTTACCTTTCGCATTAATTGGCGGTTTCTGGCTTATGTATTTACTCAAGTTTGATATGTCGGTTGCTGTCGGCGTAGGTTTTATTGCTTTGGCCGGTGTGACAGTAGAAATTGGTGTGTTAATGTTGGTTTATCTGAATCAGTCCTATTGTAAGTTTGCTGATGATGCACAAAGTAAAGGGCAATGTTTAACTAAAGATGATGTAAAATTGGCTGTGATGACGGGTGCAGGTCAAAGAGTTCGTCCTATTGTTATGACCGTGGCGGCAATTGTTGTGGGTTTAATTCCGATTATGTTTAGTTCGGGAACTGGCTCAGAAGTCATGCAACGTATCGCTGGACCAATGATTGGTGGAATGCTTAGCTCAGTTGTATTAACCTTGTTGGTGATCCCTGCTATCTATTACTTATGGAAATCAGTGACACTTAAAGCCTGTCCCTCAACTGATGAAACTAAAAATGCATCGCTTTCGTAA